Below is a window of Planctomycetes bacterium MalM25 DNA.
ATGATGCCGATTCACTTTATGAAATGACTTCCATGAGCTTCGGGCAATGGGGACGAACACCGCCCTACAGTCGAGAGTACCTTACTAGGCTGGTGGACGCCTGCTACGAACGCGATGCTGGCAAAGTGTTTACCGCGAAGGACGAACAAGGGAACCTACACGCCGCCTTGCTCTTGGTATGGGATAGGAATACCGCCTACTACCTTGTTTCAGGCAGCGCCCCTGCCCTGAGGGCTAGTTGCGCAATGAGTCTACTGATGCACGAGGCGATCTGTTTTGCGTCGGGGGTATCTAGAACATTTGATTTCGAAGGATCGGTCGTCAAACCTATCGAACGATTCGTTCGCAGTTTTGGCGCCGAGCCACGTCCGTTCATCACCCTGAGAGGCTACAGCAGAAAACTACAGATAGCCCAAGGGTTCCGGGATATGTTCCGCCAAACCGCGGCCTGATCCCCTCCATCGCTCATGCCTAGCGTGTGCACCTCTCTTCCGTGTGAATACGAACAAGAACGCAACTATGGCGACCGCGTCATCCTCAAGTTGGTCATCAGAGACGCATCGCAGAAGGCGAAGGCTGCGAATTCCCATCGCGGCATCTCACCACGTGACCAGATGGCTCGCGGTGAGATTCCCAGGAACCTTTCCGCTGCTGTTCGTTTACGGGTACCCAAAGAGCGGGACCTCCTGGGCCTCACAACTCATCGCGGACGCTCTACGGCTACCGTACCCGCAGCATTCGGTTCTCCCAATCGGGTTTGAGGCGGTTCAACAAACCCATGCCAGCTACTCTCCTGCTAATCAACGCGCAGCGTACGTAATGCGAGACGGGCGTGATGTCATGGTGTCTCTCTACTTCCACCTCATCGCCAATCGTGAGCGGAGCGGCAACGCGGCTCGTTACAGGAGCATAGCGGGACTCGGATCACCCGATCAGATCCACGAGCTCATGCCCGAATTCATTCAAGGGCAGGCTAGCAAGCCTTTCTCATCATCTGTCAACTGGGCAGAACACGTCTCGTCTCGTCTCGACGCCAACGCGAACTGCCCGGTCCTGAGGTATGAAGACCTGCTTTCCGATGGTGTTCGTGCGTTGCAGCTGACCCTTGAAGCATTCAGCTCCAGGGAAGCTCTCGGAGGGGCAGCTGCGGCTGCGATTAATCGCTTCGATTTCGGTAAGACTACAGGGCGAGAACGCGGCCAGAGCGACCCCAGCTCATTTTTAAGGAGCGGGCGTCAAGGGGAATGGATAAAGTACTTCTCAAGGGAGGCCGCCGAGGTATTTGATCGGCACTTCGGCGAGGTCTTGGTCGAGAGTGGGTACGCTGCAGGGCGTGATTGGGTTAGTGAACACTCCGAGTCGATCGTGAATACGAGATCTGCTTGACTGTTCTATCGAGATGTGTCCTAACCATCCATATAGAACCGATTTGGCAGGCCCCTCCCGCGGGAGGCTAACGCCTAACGTTCTCTGCCATCAACGACTTACAGCTTACCCCTCACAAGATGCCTGCCACCGCCAGGACCCCGCCGATAACTCATAGGTTGCCTAGTCGCACAGCAACTTGGACTGCCGGACTACCCCACAGAGCAATCGAGCTTGGGCTGTTCTTTGTTCTCTGCGAAGCGTTCCTGAGACGTGTCTTCCCCTTATACAGCGTCCATATACTCGCAGCGAAGTTCGCGTTCTTCCCTGCGTTGTACTGCCTGTTCTTCTCGAATCTTGAACGTGGCGTGGCTCGTGGCGGCCTCCCCCTTACCGCATTGGCATGGCTTGCCTGGGGCATCGTACTGTCTGCAATCGGGGCACTGACCTCACCCGCTACCCACGCGATTGGCGTGCTCGTTAATTGCGCCTTTGCACCTCTGGCTTTCTTAGGGGCTGCATACTACCGCGATGCTGATTCCGTACGCTCCCTATTGAGCAAGCTAACGATCTTTGGCGCTTGCGCTGGTCTGTTTGCCTTGTTTCAATCTCAACTGCCTGCCTCGCACTGGCTTAATGCCTCGATGGACCTCGAGTCGGGCACTGTGGGCCGGGGCGGGTTCACGCGGGTGGCTTCTTTCTTCCAGCACTGCAATGTTTTCGCTAGCTTTGTTTCACTGGGATTGATAGCCGGTCTGGGATGGTCGAGCATGGCCAAGTCGAAATCGGAACAGACGTACGCCACTTTCTGCATGGTAGTTCTGTACGCGGGCGGCATCGTTAGCGGAAGCCGAATGGCAACCTTAGGAGGAATTGCCATCCTGGTTGCCTCCCTACTACTCTTGCGACAACATACTAGCCGAACCGTTCAGATGGCACTTCGTGGGCTGTTGCTAGTTTGCCTTGCGGCTGCTCTTTCGCCGGCCGCTTTCGACGTCATAGCACAGGCCTCTGGATCACGGTCGTTCCAAACGAACTCCACCGACGATTCGCTTATCGATCGAGTCCGCGATATGTATCTCGGTTCCAACTTCTCTGAAGCGTGGCGGGAATCGGGCCTGTTTGGTTGTGGTTGGGGGCCCTACACGATGGGGGCGAGCCGATACGCCGAGACCCTGACTCAGGAATCAATCAGCCGTATCGCAGAGGTTGAAAGTGGCTATTCCATCATCCAAGTTCAGACGGGATTGATCGGTCTGCTGATCTTCCTGCTACTGAACGGCGTTCTAGTACTCCGCGGCGTGCTACGCAAGCAAGCACATGCGTGGCTGATGGGGGCCCTAGCGGTTTGGTCCCTGATCGGCAGTCTACCCTTATCCTTGCTAGAAATCCCGGTTCTTGCGATTCCGTGGTGGTTGCTACTCGGCATTGCCGCGAGCTCGCCCCGAACCGTTCCTTCTCAGATATCATCCGCCCGCCACCGTCAAACAGAAAGTGAGCGACCATGAACGTTGCAATCAACGCCGTGGCAGTACACCGAGGCGGTGGGCTTACGGTCATGCACGGCTTGATGGAGGGCCTACAAAGATCCGCTGCGTCGGTCAAAGTCCATGCTGTGGTAAGCGATCGGCACGCTTATGAGTCTCTTTCGAGAAGCTTTGGCTGTGAATTCGTGCATCGCGTTCTGCCAGGTGCTGGGGCGGCTAGACGCTTGCTATGGCAAAACGTGCGTTTAGGAAAATGGCTCGAACGGCTGTCCCCTGACGTGATCCTCAGCATCAATCACTATGCTCACCGTGTACCATTCCCTCAGGTCGTGTACCACTTGAACCTGCTTAGGTTTATTCAGGACGACCGGCCAGCCTCATTCTTCGCGATGGCGACCGATCGGCTGCGCGACGCACTCGCGCACAAGGCCCTCAAGGCAGCTGAGGCGAATGTCTTCGAGTCCGACTACTTGCGGCAGGCGGCCCACGCTTCCGTCCCTAGCGAGATACGCAAGAGCCGAGTCATCTACATCGGCCTGCCTGATCACCTAGTCACCGAAGCCAATCAATCCCATGACTACAACTCTGCGCAGCTTACGGCGATCACCAGCCCGGCTCTTCACAAGGACAACGCGACATTAGTCCGGGCCTTGGCTGACCTGGTATCGAACGAGCCCACGCATGATTGGCGGCTCGAAGTAGCAGGGGGAGCGAACCCCGGGGTCTGGAGTGCGGAACAGGAACTTGCCAAGAACCTTGGAGTTGCGGATCGAATCCAGTGGCATGGATTCTGCGACCCAGACAAGCTCACTCGGCTGCTCAACCGATCGGTCTGCCTTGTTTCCGCCAGCCGAGTTGAGTCGTTCGCGATGGTCGCCCTAGAGGCGATGGCTCGGGGCTGCCCGCCGGTCGTCTGCGACCGCACCGCCATGCCAGAAAGCGTGGGTGAAGCCGGCCTAGTTGTGCCCGCTGGTGATGCATCCGCTATGAGCCAGGCCGTTCTCCGGCTAGCAAACAACCGTAAAGAACGCCATCGCTACTCGATGCTTGGCCAACAGCACGCTGAGCGCAGCCGTTGGTCGAATGCAGGAGCCCAGTTCTATGAGCTGTTTAATGAAATACCTCCTGCCCGCGCAGCCGTCGCCTAATTCGGCAACGATCAGAACTCGATGAACGTCTTTGCGTCCACGCTTGCTAAGACTTCGTCAACGGCTTGTTTGTCCCCGATGCGATCCTTGACGACCGCCTCGTCACTCGACTCTTCATGGTCCTCCGTGGCTACGGAGCCCTCAAGTCTCTTGAACAGCATGCTGTCCCTCCCCGGCTGAACCGCTGACGCCTTGGCGCCATACGACATGCTCTCAATGGCGGTCTGTGTGCGACCTGCAGAGCCGTTCATGAGTCCGAGGGCAAGCTCTTCTCGCATGGCCCCAACACCTTCTGTGGCCTGCGAGCCGTGGTTCCATGCGCCAGTTCCCGTCCCAGCGACACCGAAGGCCTCATCAAAAGCGACCTGCAAGGTTGATGGTGCAGCAGCCGCGTAGAGGAGTGAAGGATCTGTGAAGTAATCGCCGGTGAGCGTGGCCACCAACGGGTTCTCTGCCAGGCTTGCGATGTTGGTGAACTGATACAGATTTCCGTCAGACGTAATGAAGTACCACTGAGCATTCGCGTTGGATCGCAGCCACTTCTCTCCCCAACCGGCAAAACTCTCGTAATAACTGCCGACAAAGTTCAGGTCGAGTTGCTGGTTTACGTCGTACGCAATCTGCTCAACAGAGGCATTGGCTGCCGAAGCTTCTGTGAGTAGCTCCGGGCTGCTATGCACAGAGGAGTCAAGCTCTACGAGCAAGACGCACTCATCCAAGTTCTTCCCCGCTTGCCATTCATACAGGCCCCCCTCGGCGTCCACGAAGTACCAATACCCGGAATCGGCCCCAAGCCACTGAACCCCACCGCTTGCTGAGTTGCCCTCGGGCAAGGTCAAGCCAAGCACCGAATCGATTGTGGCGAAGAGCCCCGAATCAACCACCCCGGTATCTGGGGCGTCGTACACCAGTTCGAGGTTCTCATGATGTGTGGCAGAGAGCGAAGCGGTCAGAGAGCCGTTCGCGCCGATGCCGCCATCCCAGGCGTGGACAGCTCCATCCGGGGTAATGAAGTGCCAAGATTTATCCGCGGCCTGAAACCATTTCTCCCCACGACCGCCATAGTTCTCGAACTCATTCCCGTTGGAGTAGTAGCCGTTTTGCTGATCCAGGTCACGCGCAGTTGCGAACACCGAGGCGGCCTGCTCATCGGGTGACTGC
It encodes the following:
- a CDS encoding Sulfotransferase domain protein encodes the protein MATASSSSWSSETHRRRRRLRIPIAASHHVTRWLAVRFPGTFPLLFVYGYPKSGTSWASQLIADALRLPYPQHSVLPIGFEAVQQTHASYSPANQRAAYVMRDGRDVMVSLYFHLIANRERSGNAARYRSIAGLGSPDQIHELMPEFIQGQASKPFSSSVNWAEHVSSRLDANANCPVLRYEDLLSDGVRALQLTLEAFSSREALGGAAAAAINRFDFGKTTGRERGQSDPSSFLRSGRQGEWIKYFSREAAEVFDRHFGEVLVESGYAAGRDWVSEHSESIVNTRSA
- a CDS encoding O-Antigen ligase, with translation MPATARTPPITHRLPSRTATWTAGLPHRAIELGLFFVLCEAFLRRVFPLYSVHILAAKFAFFPALYCLFFSNLERGVARGGLPLTALAWLAWGIVLSAIGALTSPATHAIGVLVNCAFAPLAFLGAAYYRDADSVRSLLSKLTIFGACAGLFALFQSQLPASHWLNASMDLESGTVGRGGFTRVASFFQHCNVFASFVSLGLIAGLGWSSMAKSKSEQTYATFCMVVLYAGGIVSGSRMATLGGIAILVASLLLLRQHTSRTVQMALRGLLLVCLAAALSPAAFDVIAQASGSRSFQTNSTDDSLIDRVRDMYLGSNFSEAWRESGLFGCGWGPYTMGASRYAETLTQESISRIAEVESGYSIIQVQTGLIGLLIFLLLNGVLVLRGVLRKQAHAWLMGALAVWSLIGSLPLSLLEIPVLAIPWWLLLGIAASSPRTVPSQISSARHRQTESERP
- the mshA_2 gene encoding D-inositol 3-phosphate glycosyltransferase, producing MNVAINAVAVHRGGGLTVMHGLMEGLQRSAASVKVHAVVSDRHAYESLSRSFGCEFVHRVLPGAGAARRLLWQNVRLGKWLERLSPDVILSINHYAHRVPFPQVVYHLNLLRFIQDDRPASFFAMATDRLRDALAHKALKAAEANVFESDYLRQAAHASVPSEIRKSRVIYIGLPDHLVTEANQSHDYNSAQLTAITSPALHKDNATLVRALADLVSNEPTHDWRLEVAGGANPGVWSAEQELAKNLGVADRIQWHGFCDPDKLTRLLNRSVCLVSASRVESFAMVALEAMARGCPPVVCDRTAMPESVGEAGLVVPAGDASAMSQAVLRLANNRKERHRYSMLGQQHAERSRWSNAGAQFYELFNEIPPARAAVA